A region of the Candidatus Omnitrophota bacterium genome:
TCACAAAATATAAATCTTTTTTGAGGTTCAGGGCGATAATTTTTTATGTTTTGGGAATAGCCCTTCTTATCCTGACGCTTGCGGTGGGCTATTCCGTGCACGGCTCCCGTTCATGGCTTGGCGCCGGGTTTATTGTTTTTCAGCCCTCGGAGATCGCGAAATTCACGACGGTCATCTTCCTCACATACTTCCTCAGCAAGAATTACACTTCGCGAAACAGTTTCAGGACCATATTCTTTTTAATATTTTTTTCAGCGCTGCCCTTGTTTCTGGTGCTGAAACAGCCGGATTTCGGCACAGGACTCGTGTTCGTTTTTATAGGATTTATGTTCCTTTATTTCAGCCAGAACATACGCCTGCTTGTATTTGTCTCTGTTCTCGGAGCGCTTCTGCTGGGGGAAATTATTTTTTTCTGTATGAGGCCGCACGCGCTGATGTGGCTCGCGCGATGGGCCGCGGCCGCCTTCGCGGCTCTCTATATCGCCGTGCGTTTTCTTATGCATATCAAAAAATCTCACATAGCCGTTCTTGTTTTGTTCGGCCTTTTTTTTACGAGCTGTTTGGTTTCCCATAAAGTGGCGACGGGATTTAAGAGTTATCAGAAAGACAGGATACTCAATTTCAT
Encoded here:
- a CDS encoding rod shape-determining protein RodA; the protein is MKRFDPLILFPALFLLAMGSLQNISYVSGDMLYRHLFAIALGFAGMVIFTFTKYKSFLRFRAIIFYVLGIALLILTLAVGYSVHGSRSWLGAGFIVFQPSEIAKFTTVIFLTYFLSKNYTSRNSFRTIFFLIFFSALPLFLVLKQPDFGTGLVFVFIGFMFLYFSQNIRLLVFVSVLGALLLGEIIFFCMRPHALMWLARWAAAAFAALYIAVRFLMHIKKSHIAVLVLFGLFFTSCLVSHKVATGFKSYQKDRILNFISPNRDTLNSGYHLSQSLIAIGSGKIKGKGYRRGTQARLGFLPGKYTDFMFASIAEEFGFIGSFLILFSYFILFSRMIKIAVMALDQQGTFLALSILGVLFFQTFLNIGMTLGMLPITGLPLPFLSYGGTATAVYLMMLGVVMNVYATAKGY